One genomic region from Reichenbachiella ulvae encodes:
- a CDS encoding YheT family hydrolase — protein MPIIDQSDYQRPSWMINRHLETILPSAARKIKAVSKPKRLRIDTEDGDFLDLDWYQNGSRKVLILSHGLEGDSERPYILGMINRFYPEGWDVIAWNYRGCSGAINKRERFYHSGATDDLHTMVQFAERQGFENICLSGFSLGGNLTLKYLGEYDTADKIRCAVVFSVPLDLAGCAREIDRPHNLVYSLRFLKSLKEKVRQKESLLSGSVDLQKVESAKSVYEFDDYLTAPLHGFGTADNYYAQCSSVHFVPNVKVPTLVVNAQNDPFLSETCFDTTNFVTSDHVYFEMPKFGGHVGFSSKGGAKVYWSEQRAFDFISKYV, from the coding sequence ATGCCAATAATAGATCAATCCGATTACCAACGTCCCTCCTGGATGATCAATCGTCATTTGGAAACTATTCTGCCCAGTGCGGCCAGAAAAATCAAGGCTGTATCCAAACCTAAACGTTTGAGAATAGACACTGAGGATGGCGATTTTCTGGATTTGGATTGGTATCAAAATGGCTCCCGGAAGGTTTTAATTCTTTCTCATGGTCTGGAAGGAGACAGTGAGCGTCCTTATATTTTAGGGATGATTAATCGTTTTTATCCAGAAGGTTGGGATGTGATTGCCTGGAACTATCGAGGCTGCAGTGGTGCAATCAACAAGAGAGAAAGATTTTATCACAGTGGTGCGACTGATGATCTGCATACTATGGTTCAGTTCGCCGAGAGACAGGGATTTGAAAACATTTGTCTTTCTGGATTTAGTCTGGGTGGAAATTTGACCCTGAAGTATCTGGGGGAGTATGACACTGCGGACAAGATTCGGTGCGCAGTAGTTTTCTCAGTCCCTTTGGATTTGGCAGGATGTGCCAGAGAGATTGATCGCCCTCATAATTTGGTTTACTCACTTCGTTTTTTGAAATCTCTAAAAGAAAAAGTGAGACAAAAAGAAAGTCTACTTTCCGGATCTGTGGACCTCCAAAAAGTGGAGAGTGCCAAAAGCGTCTATGAATTTGACGACTATCTGACGGCTCCTTTGCATGGATTCGGTACAGCGGACAACTATTATGCACAGTGCAGTTCGGTACATTTTGTGCCTAATGTCAAGGTCCCTACGCTAGTTGTGAATGCTCAAAATGATCCTTTTCTTTCTGAGACTTGCTTTGATACAACAAATTTCGTAACATCTGATCATGTTTATTTTGAGATGCCTAAATTTGGAGGTCATGTCGGCTTTAGTTCTAAAGGCGGTGCAAAAGTGTACTGGTCAGAGCAAAGGGCATTCGACTTTATATCTAAGTATGTTTAA
- a CDS encoding pyruvate dehydrogenase complex dihydrolipoamide acetyltransferase: MAEVIRMPKMSDTMEEGVIASWLKKEGDTVKSGDILAEVETDKATMELESYEDGTLLYIGVEEKASVPVNGVIAIIGDKGENIDELKASIGNEGETSAPAEEAAPAATPAPEAPAAESIDTSGINAEVIRMPKMSDTMEEGVIAAWVKNVGDTVKSGDILAEVETDKATMELESYEDGVLLYKAVEAGKGVPIDGIIAIIGEKGADYETLLKAEEAKSSAPAPAAEAAPAPKKEETKAAAPAPAAAPAPAPATGNSGERIIASPLAKKMAEEKGYNLAQIPGSGDGGRIVKRDVEAFVPSATPLAPAASSATVGVESYEDVPASQMRKAITKGLTASQFGAPHFYLTMDIDMDKTIEARKSINEMAEVKISFNDIVVKAVAAALKKHPMVNSSWVSETNSIRMNHHVSVGVAMAIEDGLVVPVVKFADGKSLATISQEVKNFAGKAKAKKLGLDEMSGNTFTVSNLGMFGITEFTSIINAPESCILAVGAINQVPVVKNGEIVPGNIMKVTLTCDHRTVDGAVGSAFLQTLKGLIEDPVRILI, from the coding sequence ATGGCAGAAGTAATAAGAATGCCAAAGATGAGTGACACCATGGAAGAAGGTGTGATCGCATCCTGGCTAAAAAAAGAAGGAGATACAGTAAAATCAGGAGATATTTTAGCAGAAGTGGAAACCGATAAAGCCACTATGGAGCTCGAATCTTATGAAGATGGAACTTTATTGTATATCGGTGTAGAAGAAAAAGCTTCTGTCCCTGTCAACGGTGTAATCGCAATCATCGGAGACAAAGGCGAGAACATTGATGAGCTAAAAGCTTCAATTGGTAACGAAGGAGAAACATCTGCTCCTGCAGAAGAAGCAGCACCTGCGGCCACTCCTGCACCTGAAGCACCCGCAGCAGAGTCAATCGACACTTCTGGAATCAACGCAGAAGTGATCAGAATGCCAAAGATGAGTGACACTATGGAAGAAGGTGTAATCGCTGCCTGGGTAAAAAATGTAGGTGACACTGTGAAGTCTGGAGACATCCTGGCTGAAGTGGAAACCGATAAAGCGACCATGGAGCTAGAGTCTTACGAAGACGGTGTGTTACTTTATAAAGCTGTAGAAGCTGGCAAAGGAGTGCCCATCGATGGCATCATTGCTATCATCGGTGAGAAAGGCGCTGATTACGAAACTTTGTTGAAAGCAGAAGAAGCTAAGTCGTCTGCTCCAGCACCAGCTGCTGAGGCTGCTCCAGCTCCAAAGAAAGAAGAAACTAAAGCCGCAGCTCCTGCTCCAGCAGCAGCACCCGCTCCGGCTCCTGCCACTGGCAATTCAGGAGAAAGAATCATCGCTTCTCCTCTTGCTAAAAAAATGGCAGAAGAAAAAGGATATAACCTTGCTCAGATCCCTGGTTCGGGTGATGGTGGTAGAATCGTAAAAAGAGATGTTGAAGCTTTCGTACCATCTGCTACTCCATTAGCACCAGCTGCTAGCAGTGCAACAGTAGGTGTAGAAAGCTACGAAGATGTACCTGCATCTCAGATGAGAAAAGCGATCACCAAAGGATTGACTGCAAGTCAGTTTGGCGCGCCTCACTTCTACCTGACGATGGATATCGATATGGACAAAACCATCGAAGCTAGAAAAAGTATCAATGAGATGGCAGAGGTTAAAATCTCTTTCAACGATATCGTGGTAAAAGCAGTAGCTGCAGCGCTGAAGAAACACCCAATGGTAAACAGCTCGTGGGTTAGCGAAACAAACAGCATCCGCATGAACCACCATGTGTCTGTAGGTGTAGCCATGGCGATCGAAGATGGCTTGGTTGTACCAGTAGTGAAATTTGCTGACGGTAAATCTTTGGCTACTATTTCGCAAGAAGTGAAAAATTTCGCTGGAAAAGCTAAAGCGAAAAAATTAGGCCTAGATGAAATGTCTGGCAACACTTTCACTGTTTCTAATCTAGGTATGTTCGGTATCACCGAATTCACCTCGATCATCAACGCACCAGAATCTTGTATTTTGGCAGTAGGTGCTATCAATCAAGTACCGGTTGTGAAAAATGGTGAAATCGTACCTGGCAACATCATGAAGGTGACTTTGACTTGCGACCATAGAACAGTGGACGGTGCAGTAGGATCCGCTTTCCTTCAAACACTGAAAGGTTTGATCGAAGATCCCGTTCGCATCTTGATTTAA
- the hslV gene encoding ATP-dependent protease subunit HslV: MSKNPKIRSTTVCAIKHNGQVAIGADGQATMGNTVAKSHVKKIRKLQDGKIVTGFAGSTADAFTLLERMDEKLNSYGGNMKRAAIELAKDWRTDRYLRKLEAMMIVADKDEILVVSGTGDVLEPDDDIATIGSGSSYAQSAALALKKHAGDKLTAEEMVRESLNIAADICIYTNHNLVVETVS; encoded by the coding sequence ATGTCAAAAAATCCAAAAATAAGATCAACTACGGTGTGTGCCATCAAGCACAATGGACAAGTAGCCATTGGGGCTGACGGACAAGCTACCATGGGCAATACAGTGGCCAAGAGCCATGTCAAGAAAATAAGAAAGCTCCAGGATGGAAAAATCGTAACCGGTTTTGCTGGATCTACAGCTGATGCCTTTACCTTGCTGGAGCGAATGGATGAAAAGCTCAACTCCTACGGAGGCAACATGAAACGTGCTGCCATCGAACTAGCCAAAGACTGGCGAACTGATCGCTACCTTCGTAAATTGGAAGCTATGATGATCGTAGCTGACAAAGACGAAATCCTGGTCGTATCAGGCACAGGTGACGTACTGGAACCAGACGATGATATCGCTACGATCGGCTCTGGTAGCAGCTATGCACAATCCGCTGCATTGGCTCTAAAAAAACACGCTGGAGATAAACTTACCGCTGAAGAAATGGTAAGAGAAAGCCTAAACATTGCGGCTGACATCTGCATCTACACCAATCATAATCTGGTAGTAGAAACCGTTAGCTAA
- a CDS encoding ABC transporter permease, producing MRLSQFLFRILRSFCKPELVDSIEGDLIELYQENLEANGKWKAQWGLTLDVIRLFRPSLIKSMGGSVKLNFYGMFVNYLKVGIRSLAQHKMFSILNWVGLSFAMSLTLLVLIVLENVTRFDNFQEHREQIYRVATRQEGEGEHVLWATTSALSAEELALNPAVKSLTRINSNFGGLVSHQFHEVEAQGYLVDNSFFDVFTYSFLAGNPETALLNPNSVVLTESAAIKIFRNKRPIGKQMRTDLGEFVVTGILQDSDQNSHLSFDILGSYSTLEHVERTGWQWSFEISDYVYVRLGEENTEADLAVNLLHISKKMNEQSEGEELTAVLQSIDEIVLGERNYRQIGSAFPILDTLLFISITFLILLPACFNYINLSIARSLKRGKEVGLRKIMGGSKGQLISQFLLETFILTFLAVFGSLVIVSLIKDEFLQMLASSSHLNRIDMSATSVLMALAVAAFTALLAGIIPALYFSKLKPLEAIYSKAKPGSFASVGMRKGLIVLQFALSLGFLIGVFAVAKQYRHSLNYDFGFNKENILVVQTADVEAQLIKQEFLSVPGVKQVSFASHISGAFVPMVNYIRTEKEFDSLVVHQMYIDENHLENIGVTIVDGRNFQADQPTHVEQVLVNEEFVKKYKPADKSLSELNWFIDDSLNMQVIGVVENFNISPLSEKIDPVVLRYNRDQFRYAYVSLQSHDLLASLGQIEDKWGELSPLLFESRFLHHHIEEAMEYYEVMIKVFGFQGLLVIVISCLGLLGMVVFATESRVKEIGIRKVMGASQGELIWLVSKSFLTLLVIAVLLGAPIAFFLFDYMLLKTSYYTEGVGYGEVILAVVTMFVLAGGMIYWQTKKVAQMNPVDSIRLE from the coding sequence ATGAGGTTGAGCCAATTCCTATTTCGAATCCTAAGGAGTTTTTGTAAGCCGGAACTGGTCGATTCGATCGAGGGTGATTTGATTGAGTTGTATCAGGAGAATCTTGAAGCCAATGGCAAATGGAAGGCACAATGGGGGCTGACTTTGGATGTGATTAGGCTTTTTAGACCCAGTTTGATTAAGTCTATGGGAGGAAGTGTCAAGTTGAATTTTTATGGCATGTTTGTTAATTATCTGAAGGTTGGTATTCGCAGTCTGGCACAACACAAGATGTTCTCCATCCTCAATTGGGTAGGGCTTTCTTTTGCTATGAGTTTGACCCTATTGGTTCTCATTGTTTTAGAGAATGTCACTCGTTTCGATAATTTTCAGGAGCATAGAGAACAGATTTATCGTGTGGCTACCCGGCAAGAAGGGGAAGGCGAGCATGTGCTTTGGGCGACTACATCGGCACTTTCTGCAGAAGAGCTGGCTCTCAATCCAGCCGTGAAATCCTTAACCAGAATCAACAGTAACTTTGGAGGATTGGTCAGTCATCAGTTTCATGAAGTGGAGGCTCAAGGCTATTTAGTAGACAACAGCTTCTTCGATGTGTTTACCTACAGTTTTTTGGCTGGCAATCCTGAAACTGCTTTGTTGAACCCAAATTCGGTAGTGTTGACTGAGTCAGCGGCTATTAAAATATTTCGAAACAAACGCCCCATAGGGAAACAGATGAGAACTGATCTAGGAGAGTTTGTTGTCACGGGTATCCTTCAGGACAGTGATCAGAATTCCCATCTCAGTTTTGATATTTTAGGATCGTACAGCACGCTCGAACATGTGGAGCGGACAGGCTGGCAGTGGTCTTTTGAGATCAGTGACTATGTCTATGTCCGGCTCGGGGAGGAAAATACGGAAGCTGATTTGGCGGTCAATTTGCTACATATTTCAAAAAAAATGAATGAGCAATCTGAAGGAGAAGAGCTGACCGCTGTCCTGCAATCCATCGACGAAATCGTATTGGGTGAGCGTAATTATCGACAGATTGGATCTGCCTTTCCGATTTTAGATACCTTGCTTTTTATCAGCATTACTTTTTTGATTTTGCTGCCTGCATGTTTCAATTATATCAATTTGTCGATTGCCCGTTCGTTGAAGCGTGGAAAGGAAGTAGGGTTAAGAAAAATCATGGGTGGCAGCAAAGGTCAGTTGATCAGTCAATTTTTGCTGGAGACTTTCATTCTTACTTTTTTGGCGGTTTTTGGCTCGCTTGTTATCGTTTCTCTGATCAAAGATGAGTTTCTTCAGATGTTGGCTTCATCCTCTCACCTAAACCGGATAGATATGTCAGCTACTTCGGTGTTGATGGCGCTGGCTGTGGCGGCTTTTACTGCCTTGCTTGCAGGGATTATTCCTGCCCTCTACTTCTCCAAACTTAAGCCACTTGAAGCGATTTATTCCAAAGCCAAGCCTGGATCATTTGCCAGTGTAGGGATGAGAAAAGGGTTGATTGTGCTTCAGTTTGCCTTGTCTTTGGGCTTTTTGATTGGTGTATTTGCTGTGGCCAAACAGTACCGACATTCGCTGAATTATGATTTTGGTTTTAACAAAGAGAACATATTGGTGGTACAAACGGCGGACGTAGAGGCTCAATTGATCAAGCAAGAGTTTTTGAGTGTGCCGGGAGTCAAACAAGTGTCTTTTGCTTCTCACATTAGTGGGGCTTTCGTTCCGATGGTTAATTATATCCGTACTGAGAAGGAATTTGATTCTCTGGTAGTTCATCAAATGTATATCGATGAAAACCACCTGGAAAATATAGGGGTGACCATAGTGGATGGAAGAAACTTTCAGGCTGATCAACCGACTCATGTGGAACAGGTACTCGTCAATGAAGAGTTTGTCAAGAAGTATAAACCAGCTGATAAGAGCCTTTCTGAACTTAATTGGTTCATAGACGATAGCCTGAATATGCAGGTCATTGGTGTGGTGGAGAATTTTAATATTTCGCCTCTTTCAGAAAAAATAGATCCTGTTGTACTCAGGTACAATCGGGATCAGTTTAGATACGCCTATGTTTCATTGCAGTCCCATGACCTGCTTGCTAGTTTGGGTCAGATTGAGGATAAATGGGGAGAGTTGTCCCCTCTATTGTTCGAATCCAGGTTTTTGCATCATCATATTGAAGAGGCCATGGAGTACTATGAGGTCATGATTAAAGTGTTTGGGTTTCAGGGATTACTGGTGATTGTTATTTCCTGTTTGGGCTTGTTAGGGATGGTGGTTTTTGCTACTGAGAGTAGGGTGAAGGAAATCGGTATTAGGAAAGTGATGGGGGCCAGTCAGGGAGAGTTGATCTGGTTGGTGAGCAAAAGTTTTTTGACTTTGCTAGTCATAGCGGTGTTGCTAGGCGCTCCTATAGCTTTCTTTTTGTTCGATTATATGCTCTTGAAGACGTCTTACTATACGGAGGGTGTGGGATATGGAGAAGTGATACTGGCCGTTGTGACAATGTTTGTGCTGGCAGGTGGGATGATCTACTGGCAGACCAAAAAAGTGGCTCAAATGAATCCCGTAGACAGCATTAGGTTGGAATAA
- a CDS encoding PadR family transcriptional regulator has product MGKYQLGEFEEVVMLTVAVLYDNAYGVSIKKEIEGRLDRKVSVGALQSALKRLEDKGYLSSKQGGASSDRGGRPKRFFTITSSGKEAIKQTKEMRDELWNAIPKPIWSLEFATVA; this is encoded by the coding sequence ATGGGGAAATATCAATTGGGAGAGTTTGAAGAGGTAGTCATGCTAACCGTTGCGGTGTTGTATGATAATGCCTATGGCGTGAGCATCAAGAAGGAAATTGAAGGTCGGCTAGATCGAAAGGTGAGTGTAGGTGCGCTGCAGTCTGCACTGAAACGACTCGAGGACAAGGGCTACTTGTCTTCTAAGCAGGGAGGAGCATCGAGCGACAGAGGGGGGCGTCCAAAACGGTTTTTTACCATTACATCTAGTGGGAAAGAAGCGATCAAGCAAACCAAGGAGATGAGAGATGAGCTTTGGAACGCCATACCTAAGCCTATTTGGAGTCTGGAATTTGCGACTGTAGCATGA
- a CDS encoding DUF6851 domain-containing protein: protein MKKHLFTSLLLLFFSQQIYSQSIARDWSEVILEAIRNDQARPTVHSRNLFHLSAAMYDAWAAYDNQATPYFLGQTHRGFYIPFEGATVPSNLTVKEAREIAMSQAMYRLIMHRFQHIENLSLIELRAHNILQRLALDRDYQSSQNYTSNPADLGNYIAEQIIEFGMQDGSNEANGYESRFYETVNNPMFPDGFGTSSITDPNRWQPLAFEEFVGQSGISAGPGIPNFVGPEWGQVVPFALTEEDLTIKTRDGHEYLLYHDPGEPAYLNLNPESNDMQAYQWAFTLVARWASHHDPEDGVLWDISPASIGNFPFDQLPQSIEELPGFYDLENGGDVSPGYDINPITGLPYEQQIVPRGDYSRVLAEFWADGPDSETPPGHWFVVLNYVNDHSDFERQYKGQNDPMDPLEWNVKSYFALGGAVHDAAVAAWGAKGYYDYVRPISAIRSMAERGQSTDPALPNYHPAGIPLVPGHIELIRPNDPINEFGDFDNEIKIKTWKVPGVYYPGMNEETQVDWIPATRWQPYQRPNFVTPPFAGYVSGHSTFSRAAAELMSLITGSEYFPGGMGEFHAPENDFLVFEEGPSQDLTLQWAKYADASDQCSLSRIWGGIHPPIDDINGRIMGYKIGHAAFELAEKYFNGDISSQPIPSEERFTYGPNPIGINGQHELTLQLNHPDDLNKKVYLINNLGKIVLEKEFDYVQAIKIDTETLTPGVYFVKVQTKAYKEGFKIFVL from the coding sequence ATGAAAAAACACCTGTTTACCAGCCTTTTACTGCTGTTCTTTTCACAGCAAATCTATTCCCAAAGTATCGCTCGAGATTGGAGTGAGGTCATACTGGAGGCCATCAGAAATGATCAAGCCAGACCTACTGTTCATTCTCGTAACTTATTTCATCTTTCGGCAGCCATGTATGATGCATGGGCAGCTTATGACAACCAGGCAACCCCTTACTTTCTAGGACAAACGCACAGAGGGTTTTACATCCCATTCGAAGGAGCCACTGTCCCTTCCAACCTCACGGTAAAGGAGGCAAGAGAAATAGCCATGAGTCAAGCCATGTATCGCTTGATCATGCATCGCTTTCAGCATATCGAAAATCTCAGCTTAATTGAACTCAGAGCCCATAACATCCTCCAAAGACTGGCGCTGGATAGAGACTATCAATCATCTCAGAACTATACAAGCAATCCAGCCGATCTTGGCAACTATATCGCCGAGCAAATCATCGAGTTTGGTATGCAGGATGGATCCAATGAGGCCAATGGATATGAAAGCAGGTTTTATGAAACGGTAAATAACCCTATGTTTCCCGATGGTTTTGGCACTAGTAGCATCACCGACCCCAATCGATGGCAGCCTCTCGCATTCGAAGAGTTCGTAGGACAATCAGGCATCAGCGCCGGGCCGGGTATTCCAAATTTTGTAGGGCCAGAATGGGGTCAAGTGGTACCATTTGCCCTCACAGAAGAAGACTTAACCATCAAAACAAGAGACGGGCATGAATACCTCCTTTATCACGACCCGGGCGAACCTGCCTATTTAAATTTGAATCCAGAATCCAACGACATGCAAGCCTATCAATGGGCATTCACACTCGTAGCTCGCTGGGCTTCTCACCATGATCCAGAGGATGGAGTGCTATGGGATATCTCGCCAGCCTCTATAGGCAATTTCCCTTTCGATCAATTGCCACAAAGTATAGAAGAGCTTCCTGGTTTTTATGATTTAGAAAACGGCGGTGACGTAAGCCCAGGGTACGACATCAACCCCATAACAGGACTGCCTTACGAACAGCAGATCGTACCTAGAGGTGATTATAGTCGGGTTTTAGCTGAGTTTTGGGCAGACGGGCCGGATTCGGAAACTCCACCTGGTCACTGGTTTGTCGTCCTCAATTATGTCAATGATCACTCGGATTTTGAGAGGCAATACAAGGGGCAGAATGATCCAATGGATCCGCTGGAATGGAACGTAAAATCCTATTTTGCTCTCGGTGGAGCCGTGCACGATGCGGCCGTAGCTGCATGGGGAGCGAAAGGGTACTACGACTATGTCCGACCCATTTCGGCCATCCGGTCCATGGCAGAAAGGGGACAATCCACCGATCCAGCTCTTCCTAATTACCACCCGGCTGGTATCCCTCTCGTACCGGGTCATATCGAATTAATTAGACCCAATGACCCAATCAATGAATTCGGGGACTTTGACAATGAGATAAAAATCAAAACCTGGAAAGTACCAGGAGTCTACTATCCAGGCATGAATGAAGAAACGCAGGTAGATTGGATCCCAGCCACCAGATGGCAACCTTACCAGCGGCCAAACTTCGTCACTCCGCCATTTGCGGGGTATGTATCGGGCCATTCCACTTTTTCTCGTGCTGCAGCAGAACTCATGTCATTGATCACCGGCAGTGAATATTTCCCTGGAGGGATGGGCGAATTTCATGCGCCAGAAAATGACTTCCTGGTCTTCGAAGAAGGGCCAAGTCAAGATCTCACATTGCAATGGGCCAAATATGCAGATGCTTCGGATCAATGTAGTTTATCCAGAATATGGGGAGGCATCCATCCACCTATTGATGATATCAATGGTAGAATAATGGGGTATAAAATCGGACATGCTGCTTTCGAATTAGCCGAAAAATATTTCAATGGAGACATTTCCTCCCAACCCATTCCTAGTGAGGAGCGATTCACTTATGGACCTAATCCAATAGGCATCAATGGACAACACGAATTGACTTTGCAACTGAATCACCCTGATGATCTCAACAAGAAAGTCTATCTCATCAACAACCTGGGTAAAATCGTTCTCGAAAAAGAATTTGATTACGTTCAGGCCATTAAAATAGATACCGAAACATTAACCCCGGGGGTCTATTTTGTGAAAGTTCAAACCAAAGCCTACAAAGAGGGATTTAAAATCTTTGTACTTTAG
- a CDS encoding cupin domain-containing protein → MQSQKFIFDNEIEWEVIDEHVRRKILGYDDRIMMVKVEFKTGGVGAVHDHPHTQVTHVESGAFELTMGDETKLLKTGDAFFVPPNTPHGVVCKEAGVLIDSFSPIREDFL, encoded by the coding sequence ATGCAAAGCCAGAAATTCATCTTTGACAATGAAATAGAATGGGAAGTAATCGACGAACATGTAAGAAGGAAAATCTTGGGGTACGACGATCGTATCATGATGGTCAAGGTAGAATTCAAAACGGGTGGTGTCGGTGCGGTTCATGATCATCCTCATACACAAGTGACTCATGTAGAAAGCGGGGCTTTTGAACTCACTATGGGTGATGAAACCAAATTGTTGAAAACGGGTGATGCTTTTTTTGTACCGCCGAATACTCCGCATGGAGTCGTATGCAAAGAAGCTGGCGTACTGATCGATTCTTTTAGTCCCATCCGTGAGGACTTTCTTTAA
- a CDS encoding ExbD/TolR family protein has translation MEESTEIVEVPLEVGNSDFNQGVNLSGVQGAYSSNHLDTTSWVSIDISINSDQIMFNGKIVLVEDLQRLISENAYSPNEIVSLRVDANQTMDVVNQVQIELRRLNMRKINYITQNPKGGMVQSRWLLMPSVFTIPDFEKEPNARQYVSGMFVRLDSETINETQKKVKEFVETQIADNNSNYLVDASFVSNSRFVDYLNNLLHLQEAFDQIYEERAQNMFRKGLNGLTDEEFNEVRKRVPISILLSCIQP, from the coding sequence TTGGAAGAATCAACGGAAATCGTAGAAGTGCCTTTGGAGGTAGGTAATAGTGACTTTAATCAGGGAGTTAACTTATCTGGTGTGCAGGGTGCTTATAGCTCTAATCACTTGGATACCACTAGCTGGGTGAGCATAGATATTTCGATAAACTCAGATCAGATCATGTTCAATGGAAAGATAGTTTTAGTCGAGGATCTTCAACGTCTTATTTCTGAAAATGCTTATTCTCCAAATGAAATAGTCTCTTTGAGGGTGGACGCTAATCAAACTATGGATGTAGTAAATCAGGTACAAATCGAACTCAGGAGGTTGAACATGCGGAAGATAAATTATATAACACAGAACCCTAAGGGAGGAATGGTTCAGTCTAGGTGGTTGCTTATGCCTTCTGTTTTTACCATCCCTGACTTTGAAAAAGAGCCGAATGCTCGACAATATGTTTCAGGTATGTTTGTCAGGTTAGATAGTGAGACTATTAATGAAACTCAAAAGAAGGTGAAGGAATTTGTAGAGACTCAAATTGCTGATAATAATTCCAACTATCTCGTGGATGCCAGTTTTGTATCTAATAGCAGGTTTGTTGATTACTTAAATAATTTGCTTCACCTTCAAGAGGCTTTTGACCAAATTTATGAGGAGCGAGCTCAAAATATGTTTAGAAAAGGATTGAATGGCCTGACAGATGAGGAGTTTAATGAAGTTAGGAAAAGGGTTCCAATATCGATTTTATTATCTTGTATTCAACCCTAA
- a CDS encoding M56 family metallopeptidase, which translates to MLEFSWYLLEASLVLSVLYALYALLLRGETFFGFNRFFLLAIVMISLLAPLLSWDFVPEKEVVVRRPIEQVRNMRQGYFEALGDWYFEAASSEQESERQVHTPIIQQWNWKAISIYSLFTIYLLGVMAVWSRLGWMLYGLYALRKKFPSREVNHVRVVELPDRSAPFSFLQTVFVNKEVIGTPAFYQIMAHEQVHIRQRHSIDLITVQILAAGLWFHPLVWRLLKSLKTTHEYIADKQMISSGHSLVEYQSLLLSQLISNQSYGLVHNFNLSFIKKRITMMKIKQSGWGGRAKVAVTLSLAVIVSITLMQ; encoded by the coding sequence ATGCTTGAGTTCAGTTGGTATTTGCTGGAAGCCAGCTTGGTATTGAGTGTGCTTTATGCACTTTATGCTTTGCTGTTGAGAGGAGAAACCTTCTTTGGTTTCAATCGGTTTTTTTTACTGGCCATCGTGATGATTTCACTATTAGCTCCTTTGCTGAGCTGGGATTTTGTGCCAGAAAAGGAAGTCGTAGTTCGTAGGCCAATAGAGCAAGTTCGAAATATGCGCCAAGGCTATTTTGAGGCTTTGGGTGATTGGTATTTTGAAGCTGCCAGTTCGGAACAGGAGAGTGAACGACAGGTTCATACACCCATTATTCAGCAATGGAATTGGAAAGCAATCTCAATTTATTCTTTGTTTACCATCTACCTATTGGGCGTTATGGCCGTTTGGTCTCGTCTGGGCTGGATGCTTTACGGGCTTTATGCTTTGCGCAAGAAGTTTCCGAGCAGAGAAGTAAATCATGTACGAGTGGTTGAGCTACCGGATCGATCAGCGCCCTTTTCATTCCTTCAAACTGTTTTTGTGAATAAGGAAGTGATTGGGACGCCGGCGTTCTATCAAATTATGGCGCATGAGCAAGTGCATATCCGGCAGAGGCATTCTATTGATTTGATTACAGTACAAATATTGGCAGCTGGACTTTGGTTTCACCCCCTGGTCTGGCGTTTGTTGAAATCCTTAAAAACTACACATGAATACATAGCAGATAAACAAATGATATCATCGGGTCACTCTTTGGTTGAGTATCAGTCCTTGCTCTTGAGTCAGTTGATCAGCAATCAATCCTATGGGTTGGTACACAATTTCAATTTGTCATTCATTAAAAAGAGAATAACCATGATGAAAATAAAACAATCAGGATGGGGTGGTAGAGCCAAAGTGGCCGTCACGCTATCGCTAGCAGTCATTGTCAGCATTACATTGATGCAGTGA
- a CDS encoding BlaI/MecI/CopY family transcriptional regulator, with the protein MTTLTKAEEKIMKILWEIGEGFIKDIQAEYPDPKPPYNSVSTIVRVLVQKEIVGFKAFGKSHQYYPLVSKEAYRKGQLSRLVSDYYNNSLKQVVNFFSESKELDEKELDEVMNMLEDLKKSKKDA; encoded by the coding sequence ATGACGACACTTACCAAAGCAGAAGAGAAAATCATGAAGATACTCTGGGAGATAGGCGAGGGGTTCATCAAGGACATCCAGGCCGAATATCCCGACCCAAAGCCTCCATATAATTCGGTATCGACTATTGTAAGGGTGCTGGTACAAAAGGAGATCGTAGGTTTCAAGGCCTTCGGCAAGTCTCACCAGTATTATCCTTTGGTATCGAAGGAGGCCTATCGCAAGGGACAATTGTCCCGTTTGGTTTCGGACTATTATAACAATAGTTTGAAGCAGGTTGTCAATTTCTTTTCGGAGAGCAAAGAGCTGGACGAAAAGGAGCTGGATGAGGTAATGAATATGCTGGAAGATCTAAAAAAGTCCAAGAAGGATGCTTGA